The genomic interval ACTGAAGTAAAGCAACGACAtcgaaaataatatatacaataactTACTCCGCGACATCATCTCAAGGCCTCGGTCTTTTCTGTTCAGTCGGCTGTTATCACGCTTCGCTTGGTAATTGCCCGCGCACCTGCGCGCGCGCTCTTCTGACTAGCAGGTGCGGCGTGCGCGAGCGCGTCAATCAGAGACACCGACGTCAAgtcattcacataaaaatacacataaaaagtCATTCGCATAAAGATATAATAGCAGCGATGCATactgcataattaaaatgtttgctgGTGTACGACGCTGTGTAGGCAGTGAACAttgcacaatattatttttgtccACTTGATGATGGAATTAGttgatgaaataaaattgtgttCAGAAGACTTTCGAATGCAAAAATTTGTGTATGGAGGCACTGCCCCCTGATAGGaatagaaaacagtaaaaaaaaaaaaagaatatagcCATTTTTTAATcacgcagaaaaaaaaatcaggcatATCAAAAGAGTTACATATGGAATTTAAGTCATGAatgtaaaatgcttttcttgTGGTTTCCTGTTTTTTTGCCTTAGATCCTTtgttaaatgatatttttatagtGATACGaactttttcattcttttaaaaaacaagaataaataacTTCAAACacgtttatgtttttaaaacaaagttgcTTCACTGcttatttctttaatgaaattttaattgaaattacaCAACTATCCCAATAAGTTTTTTTCACCAAGAATTTCATCCTTTGTTTACAATGTCCAGACAGTTGAACCTTTACTTTAATCCAGATATTGAAAAAAGTGCATCATGGAAGTGTACTATCACTACGtttgaaatgcaatttaatgtACTCCTGAATAACTTAATAGATCtagatagaaaaaaataaaaagtgtcacATCAATTGAAACATACAATCACAAAATTCTGGTCCACAATTGTCTTTTACTGATTatgcaataaacaaaacatttagtgTTAAGAATAAAAGGAGAGGACTGCAGAGATAAATGAAGGAcacaataacaaaagaaaatgtctttcCTACTGAAAAACGAGCTAACAGGTCATAAAATACTTGCAAGACTTTGTCAACAGGCTGAAAGcatgatgaaaacaaatatgGTCTTAAAACTAAGCATTCATGTTCTAATGCCATTATAAATACTTGTAAAACTGGGATATAAATGATACATCAGCTTTGCATGATCTAAAACCTCTcatgaagcaaaaacaaaaaaacggttACCAGCTATGACATCTCACAAGCATGAATTACCTTAAGCATCTACCACAAAGagaactaaacaaaaaaaaaaaaatgaccactaaaaatataaaaatctattgcATAATTAAACTATAAATCTGTTTTAACCTCTTTGAGACAAAAACCATCATGAGAACACCACAGCATGATTTTTAATTcccttttttttgcacaatatcCATCATTACTTTCAATGGCTCTTTTACAATTCTTCTGTGCTGTTCAAGAGAAAACAAAGTGATGGGAGCAAATAAGAAAGCGACACTCGCAAACATCCAACAGCGTTAAACCATTGAGCCCGTGAGCGCACGCGAAGGACTCTACACaacgaaagagaaaaaaaaataaactgttcaATCTTTCATTAAAAGTACATATTCGTAAAAATGGTTTCGTATATTGCATGGACTGCTGGTATTCTGTCTTAAGAAAATAGATTATTGTGCGACTGTAGCTACAATACACACGCTTTGGGGAGGGGCGTAAAACACAACGGATGGGTTTTTAGGTAAAATTAGGGAATCCAGAGGGAGCGTGGGAGATTGTACGCATCAGCATCTGTGCGTCAGTGTGCATTTCACATTAAGGCTCATAACTCTTGTCTGGTTGATGCCACTGTTAAGTTACATTacgctcctcctcctcctccaggcTCTACACActgggatggatggatggatggactcCCTCTGGGCTCACTGGTGAGATCAATGGAAGGTGCAGGTCAtctagtacatttttaaaacacttggGTTTGTAGAGAATATTAGGGCTTGGAATAAAAGGAGACAAGTGGAGGCAGATTTCAGTGATGGGGTCGGGCCAaggagcgagagaaagagagaaagagagagagagagagagagagagagagaaaaagagagagggggagagatgCAGTGTCCGGAATTGCTAAACACAGCAAAGCTCAGTTGACTTGGTCCAGAGCACGCAGGAGGTCCTCTCCCTGCAGCAGATGATGGCGGTCCTGCACAGGAGCGTTGACTTCGCAGTCGTAGCGTGTTAGCTGAGGCAGCCCGCTGCTGCTCTCTAAAGAGCTGCACAGCAGACGACTGGCCACGTCTGCAGAACCAGAGGGAAACAAGACAGAAACTGAGTTACAGACAACTGCATACTCCAAAAATGGTGTGGTGTTGCCAGCAggtaaaatgtactaaaatatgtatcgtttcacatttatttaaatgattgcGTTATCTTTGGGCTTCCAGTATTTCTAAtggtttgcatttaaaaatctatttaagaaaaacaaaacaccatgAATCGTGGTCTTGTCACTCACCAGAGGGCAGTATGAGAATGGTTTTGTTTCCTCCAAGAACACTCGATCCTTTAACCTCTAAAACCTTAGCCCTCTTGCCAGGCTCTATAGCACTGTCCACACTCTGAAGCAAAGCACTCTGCGGGAAATTGGAGAGTGGCCATTAGTTTTAGAGTTAGATGGAAAAGAAATCATCACAAATTACTTCACATGATCTTTCTTATTTACAGGCAGTGCTTTATTtacaactcaaaaaaaaaaaaaaaaaaaaaaacattactctgGACAATATCATTTTTCACACTATAATCATTTTGATAGTTTAtgtaatgctgtcaaatgattcattgtgataatttttttccaaaataaaaggtttgtttacataatgtgtgtattatgagtgtataaatacacacgcagtcatattcacaaaatatatactgtatatacaaacatgatgtaaacaaaatgtctattttggACGTGATTAATGGTTTGACAACACCAATATATACCATATATGATGAATATAGatatgataattattattatttttttttttttaaccaaatgtCATCATTTATGCACTTTTACTTAATCTTCGCATAAAATCTATTTTCATACTGACCAATCCAATAGCCTCAGAaagtgatgtcacttcctccaGCTTCCTTTTACGTTGGGCGTTCTGGATAGCTAACATCTTTGGAGACAGCTCTCTGGGAAATTAGAGCAACAAACAAAATCAGATAATCTACTAGTAGTGACTTCTAAAGGAAGTCCAAATCCCAGCTCTACGGTCATGATAGAACCGTTTCTGGCTCGATTCTAATCTGCTTGCAGTTTAATACAGCTCAGCTATCTGATCCCTCCGCTAAAGAATTGATCTGACTAAGATTGCCAGCAGGAAGTCAATGAGAGCTTTACCTGTTGTTGAGCTGATTGCTGCTCTGTGGGGTGGGGGACCGAGCAGGTGAAACGTCCCGACTGCCACTGAAGGGTGAGACGGGTGCATTGCAAACCTCCTGCAGAAGGTGCAGGGGCGAAGGCGCCCGAGATGACGCCTCCTGTTTCGCTGTGCTGCTGGAGGAAGAGGCTGGAGACGCGGGGGAGGGTAAGGGCTGGAACAGGGAGCTCATGGCTGACACGGAGTGAGGGCCAGACGGCAGCGGATCCAGTGGAGAGGGGATGCGCAGCTGGAAGTCGTCATCCATGGGGATGTATGGAGCCAGCATCTCTAGGTCGAGGTCCTCCATGGTCTACCAGTCGAAGATATTTGTCTTGTTAAGTTTATGCAATGCAAAACGACCAGAGAGTGAGATATTTCAGATGCAGGGTTACCTGGGAGCTAAAAGGGGTCTTTGCCTCAGTATCAATAGCAAAGAGTTTCTCAACCAGGTCCAGTGGTTCAGAACCGATGTCTGAGTCTACCTGGAAACAGTAATCCATGGGGCTGTTGggctgagagagaaaaaaaacaacaccacactTGAACTAAGTCTTTGAGACACACATGAGctcattaatcattaaaaaggAGCAATCCGTTTTACATGGCTAAGAATAGcagctaaataaaagcatgcgtTTATCTATTTAAGCAAGTCTTTACCTCCGAGGAGCCCAGTCCAGATGTGGAAGGTGCGTTTGTGGAGTCTGGACCACGATCAGGAGAGCTGAAAGGGAAATCGGTCTCTATTTTGGTCAGAACCGGAGTGGAGTCGCTGGGGGTCAGAGGAGACAGACTGATGGGCAGCTTCTCGCTGCTGGAGGGCAGCATGACATCATTGTAGAGGGGCACCTCCTTCATCAGCTGTATATCAGAATCTGTTGGAAATTACATTGTTTAATTATCATTGGTACCACGTCAAgggactttttatttataaaactaagATTATGAATCCATATTTCTGAGTCTCAGGATTAGTGAATACcctaaatgtgttttctgtctaTATAAGATTACAAAGTCGCCTAAAGATTGCAGCATTATATTAAGGTACACTCAAAAGTTGGGGCCAGTAAGGATGTCTTTTTTGATGGATTTAGCAAGGACGCATTATatagatcaaaagtgacaatgaaagatttcaaataaatgctgtttatctgaacttaaattaaaataatctctCAACAGAAGACTGCAGTAgaagctgctgaaaatttagcttatcacaaaaataaattaaatgtttaaatatattaaagcagAACATTTATTCTAAATTGAAACGttatttcactgcatttttgaATCAATACACGCAGCCTTGGCAAGCATAAGATACTTTCTTTTTGGATAGACATtataaaaatcttaccaaccccaaacttttgaatggaagTGTATGAGCTGTCAGTCGCTAGCAGACGTTCTTCAACTTCTGGTTGCCTTACATTACTGGTGGGCTGCTCAACCAGCCACAGTTATTGAACTTTGCTGctgttaaaaatgtcattttatttacacaattacacatttttgccactaaaaatgaacacagtGAAGGGGAAACGCTCATGTAAGTTGCAGGAAAATTATCTATGATTAAACAAGATAATGAGAATGAGAATAAATATATGCTCTTTGCTCATATCACCTCTGACTGTCAGCTCTCATTTCATTTGCTGCAAGTCACGATCAAAGTGATTATTCAAACATGTAACCGTCCTTCGGGAAGCACCTGAGTTGTTGAAGTCTAGAGAGATGATGGTGTCTCCTGCAGCAGGTGCCAACACAGTGAGAGCCTCAGGCTCCTCCTTCAGCTTCTCATACAGGTCAGGGCTCTTCATGGGACACTTGAGGCTTTCTGACTTGAAGAGTTTGAGTATGTCCACCTCAGAGGCCTCATCTTCCATCTCCTCGTTCTCTTTCTCCTCAGCCTTGGGCTCGGACACGGTCTGCTGCAAGGACAGGACAACGTCCCCTTCCACAATGCCACTGAATGGGACAGAATGGAAAGTTGAATAATGATCACAGACACATTTGTATACACACTAAATCAGTGGATTTCTAAATGCAGAATATTGTAAAAATTGGTCTAATGAAGGTCTGTAAACTGAACCCATACCTGAGAACGTAATTGACGCACACAATGCACTGTGGCTGAGAATTCTTGGGGTTGTAGATAACGGTGGCTTGAGTCTCCACCCACACGAAACCACCTTTCTTAGCCAGCATGCGGTACTGGCCTGTGGTGGCCTGGCCCTTTGCGAACACTGGGCAAAAATATACACTCCAATCAGAAGTGTTTAACACGCCATCTTTTGTAACAGTTCTGCATGTTACAGTGCAACCTTTGTCATGACCAGGTGTGCATTCTGTCCAGGTACTCACAGTTGTGATGTGTCTTGGTAAGGTGATCTGAATCCAGGGCATGATAGTATTCGTACACAGACTTGTTCAGCAGATCATCTGGCTCATATCCCATCAGCTCTGTGATCCTGTGGAAAAAGAGTGAGAGCTTTGAGTTTGCAATTAAGTAGCTAATACTTCAACAAGATCTGGACATAAAAATAATCCTCTCTGTTCTTTAACCCATTTTTAGTTCTCAAAACAccacatattatatttaacttaGATCTGTATTTGGTCTTAATGTGAACAATCCTGGCCAGTGGACACTTTTTGTTtgcttgggttttttttttttttgtaattgtgttgtcagcttttgccatttttttagtttttgttctttataataattattactacatagcttttaattgtgttttaccAGCCACTGTTTGagagttattgttttttttttttcattttagtttaaggTTTTATTAATTCTGTTGTctgctgttgtttgttttttatacaattatgtTACTAtatagcttatttatttatttatttatttataactagGTATTTTAGTATGTACATACAGCATACATGTAAAACAGTGCAGAAAATCTCTAGTAAAAGCTTAAAAATCTACCGGCCTTTGCCACTAGGTGGTGTCAGTGACATTTGTAATAGAAGAGAAATCAGGCTTTTGTGCTTCAGCCTACTAGACTCGTTCTGCAGcattgcttttattcaaagacaTCGACACCTGGTCGGCATGCACAGTATTCATTGTTAACCACAGATACCATCAAGGCAAACCCAAatacatgaaacaaaacaaaaaaatagggAAATAAAGTAGTCAAACCATTTACACTTCAATTAAACAAAAGGAAGAAAGACAAGAAGCGGTGTGCCAATCTGTCTACATAATGAGGGggaaattgtttttttcctgtttggtGCATGCAtgccatttttaacattaaagcaGGAATgctcatttgtaattttaatgtgcATTGCTTCCCGGTTTCATGAGCTATcagttattttcatgttttaaaagtcTGTTAAGCTGCTTCATATTCTCTTTTGTGTTATCTTAACCTATCATGCAATCATAAACagcttaatctttttttatcatttattttattctcaatCTTTCAGCTTTCTTATACTTAATGAGGTGGATATATTACATCTTCCTGCTAACCTTTCATCGCAGTATGAAAACTTCATATCCAGAGTGTGACGGCTAAGGAAGGTCTTGCTGTCCAGAGGCACCTCGATGTTCGAGGGATGAGGAATGGGCTCACAGATGACCACAAGGTAGGTCAGAGGAGGCTCTTTAAAGCCAGAGTCTCCCGAGCCCTCGGCGCGCTCCTGCACACGCACATGACCGGTGCAGTGAAGAACCTTAAGCAGGAGAGAGAAGAGGGAAACATCTGTTTAAAGTCTATGTATAGCAGGTACGTCAAGAAAAACCTAAGGATGCTCTGAGCACAATAAAACTCAagcctgtttattttcttattccTCGTTTAATTTCCTGTATACAtgtcaataaaatgaatgaaccaTTTCAAAACAGGGTAATACAAATGTACCCTTCTAAAACCAAGAGTACAATACTCCAGTAAAAGGTAGTGCTAGGGGGAAAGTATATACAGGCTGTGGATACCAAAAGATTAGTGATAGTCTGAGAAAACATTGTTAGCATTCAAACAGCATCTCACCTTCCATGTAGAAGACTTGATATTGACAGTGCGCCCTCTGCTAGTAAGCGTGCACTTCATGCGCAGGAAGAAGCTGCGCTCTGTGTTTTGTTCCTTGGTCTTTTTGGATCCTAAAGATGGAAAACAAATTCTGTCAATGCATTCATTATTGATGgctgatgtatttatttttgcagagaAATGTCACAGTGTGAATTACCTGTCCTGTGGACAAGCATTTCTCTCAGCTCCTCGTGGTCACATGGATGTGAAAATTCAAAGATGCTGTGACCAGTCAGATCAAACTAAAAGAACAGATGGTAGAGTTAGTCAACCACCACTTAAGCTTGAAATCTAAACCGAAAAGAACAAGCATTCAGCTACCTGTGTGAGGCCCATGCTCTTGCTGACATTCTCAGAGAGATAAACCATGTCTCCATCTTCAGACAGGACCATGAGAAAACCCTCCAGGGCCTTCAGATAAAAGCTGTTTAACTGACTCTCCAGCTCATTCTCCTTCTCTGATTCATCTGCAAAGCCAAACAACAACCTTTATCGATCTATTAGGCCTAAAAAAAGTACACTGAAGTACTAATATGCACTCTTTGAGAATTCTGCCCCAGATTGTACATTTCTTGCCTCCGTTCATCAGATCAGTGTTTACAATATCCAATAGTGTTTAGAGTGTTTACAATATCTACTGGTGGCAAAGTTTTGATTCCCATTTGAATGCGGTGTAACTATTTTGTGTATGTAGATGCAAATACTCAAGTCTGCGTACTGACCAGAGCCGAGCAGCTTCCTCATGCGCAGGTAGCTGATGGTCAGCCTCATGATGGACGCCTTGTCCAGGTGGGAGGTGACATTGTGTGGCAGGGGGAGCTGGTGTGCTAACTCGTAGAACACCTCGGACTCCTTGCCCCTGCGAGATCGCGCTGCATCCCTGGACTTCTCCTTCCTGCGCTCCGAGCTCACCCTGAAAAAATAAGGACGGTGTGTTGTTAGCTTGACTAGGCGTTCGACAAGAAAGCCCTCCTGTGCTAACGCTTGAGGGCAGCAGCAAGGTCAACTTATTTTGAATCTCTCATTTGGAGTCATAACTTGCAACGTCACAGGCCGGAAAGATCGTTTCGGTCTGACTGGCTGGTGAAAGGGGTGTGGACATGCTGTGACAGACACAGTTACAACCCTTGGAACCAAGCCAACGGCGATAAATGTTTTCAGATTTTCTAACATAAACCTTTTCGGCACACTACAAGGAATATACGTTTATACACAAACAAGCCATAAAGTAACTGGTGTCACAAGCAAACAAGGTCAGGATACGGACAATAAAAAGCTGTTGGCCAGAAAAGAACCCCTTTCCTGACAAATAGTAGGTCATCATGAGAAAAGCTTTTTGCTAAAATGAGTCTCTCTCATCGTGATTTCTAAAGCAGCCTATCTATTACCCTCGGGACCTCTGCCTATTCTGTCACTGCCAAGACCAACTCCCacacatttaacaaatgtttcagTTCACTGCAATAATGGAAGGCTATGAAAACAAGCAAAGCTACTGGCAACAAAGAGCAACAAAGTAATCCACACTCTGTTACAAAAGCCACCACTTCAGGTGTTCGTTCATGGTTTACAGACATAGAAAACTCTTCATTATTAACAAACGCCGAAACTTCAGACAAATGgattaaaatgctgttaaacTTGTCCTATTATATTTCTAGAAAATTTAAATCCTTTAGAAGCTATTTCTACAAAAACCTGCATCATTTATCAGTTTATCAGGTCAGCTGACAAAAGAAGTTAGGCCTCAAACACGCTTGAAATCAGATATGGAAACATCATTAAGGAACTGCATTCAGCCAACGTTTGCAATAACAGCACAAACACGTCAATGCCTGAAAAACAGCTGACCGTCTGGAGTGACTgggtttttctgttaatttgaTCAGAAGCATCTGAGAGGTCAAGACCCATCAGAGCTTCACTGCAAATGTCTGCGATGCATATATTGTCATCAACAAAGGCATATATCTTCTTTCAATCATAAACAGCAACAAATTGTACCACTTGTCTCAAACCATTCATACAGTTAACAGCTCccaatgaaaatgctttttctgcatGCAAACTTCGGGTTGTTACTTTTATATCATGCTAGAAGGATTACAATGctgattatgtattttaaaataaacctgCACTAGCAAGTTACAACACCTGCAATAAGCGGCAGTGCAGtgcgtttttcttttttgtatacTAAAACGTTTTAGGGAAAGCAAAGTACacaaaatcaaactaaattgtTTATTGAATTGTTCTGAATTTGCAA from Puntigrus tetrazona isolate hp1 chromosome 4, ASM1883169v1, whole genome shotgun sequence carries:
- the hif1ab gene encoding hypoxia inducible factor 1 subunit alpha b isoform X1, translating into MDTGVVTEKKRVSSERRKEKSRDAARSRRGKESEVFYELAHQLPLPHNVTSHLDKASIMRLTISYLRMRKLLGSDESEKENELESQLNSFYLKALEGFLMVLSEDGDMVYLSENVSKSMGLTQFDLTGHSIFEFSHPCDHEELREMLVHRTGSKKTKEQNTERSFFLRMKCTLTSRGRTVNIKSSTWKVLHCTGHVRVQERAEGSGDSGFKEPPLTYLVVICEPIPHPSNIEVPLDSKTFLSRHTLDMKFSYCDERITELMGYEPDDLLNKSVYEYYHALDSDHLTKTHHNLFAKGQATTGQYRMLAKKGGFVWVETQATVIYNPKNSQPQCIVCVNYVLSGIVEGDVVLSLQQTVSEPKAEEKENEEMEDEASEVDILKLFKSESLKCPMKSPDLYEKLKEEPEALTVLAPAAGDTIISLDFNNSDSDIQLMKEVPLYNDVMLPSSSEKLPISLSPLTPSDSTPVLTKIETDFPFSSPDRGPDSTNAPSTSGLGSSEPNSPMDYCFQVDSDIGSEPLDLVEKLFAIDTEAKTPFSSQTMEDLDLEMLAPYIPMDDDFQLRIPSPLDPLPSGPHSVSAMSSLFQPLPSPASPASSSSSTAKQEASSRAPSPLHLLQEVCNAPVSPFSGSRDVSPARSPTPQSSNQLNNRELSPKMLAIQNAQRKRKLEEVTSLSEAIGLSALLQSVDSAIEPGKRAKVLEVKGSSVLGGNKTILILPSDVASRLLCSSLESSSGLPQLTRYDCEVNAPVQDRHHLLQGEDLLRALDQVN
- the hif1ab gene encoding hypoxia inducible factor 1 subunit alpha b isoform X2 codes for the protein MVVSSERRKEKSRDAARSRRGKESEVFYELAHQLPLPHNVTSHLDKASIMRLTISYLRMRKLLGSDESEKENELESQLNSFYLKALEGFLMVLSEDGDMVYLSENVSKSMGLTQFDLTGHSIFEFSHPCDHEELREMLVHRTGSKKTKEQNTERSFFLRMKCTLTSRGRTVNIKSSTWKVLHCTGHVRVQERAEGSGDSGFKEPPLTYLVVICEPIPHPSNIEVPLDSKTFLSRHTLDMKFSYCDERITELMGYEPDDLLNKSVYEYYHALDSDHLTKTHHNLFAKGQATTGQYRMLAKKGGFVWVETQATVIYNPKNSQPQCIVCVNYVLSGIVEGDVVLSLQQTVSEPKAEEKENEEMEDEASEVDILKLFKSESLKCPMKSPDLYEKLKEEPEALTVLAPAAGDTIISLDFNNSDSDIQLMKEVPLYNDVMLPSSSEKLPISLSPLTPSDSTPVLTKIETDFPFSSPDRGPDSTNAPSTSGLGSSEPNSPMDYCFQVDSDIGSEPLDLVEKLFAIDTEAKTPFSSQTMEDLDLEMLAPYIPMDDDFQLRIPSPLDPLPSGPHSVSAMSSLFQPLPSPASPASSSSSTAKQEASSRAPSPLHLLQEVCNAPVSPFSGSRDVSPARSPTPQSSNQLNNRELSPKMLAIQNAQRKRKLEEVTSLSEAIGLSALLQSVDSAIEPGKRAKVLEVKGSSVLGGNKTILILPSDVASRLLCSSLESSSGLPQLTRYDCEVNAPVQDRHHLLQGEDLLRALDQVN